In Verrucomicrobiota bacterium, one genomic interval encodes:
- a CDS encoding PD-(D/E)XK nuclease family protein, with translation MSSTLLVGPPGDSTREPFFARVVAACRDPEQALGLRYLVPTARRRAHIEARLLAACESGDAICLPHIQTLDAFAQEVFAVGSPARVISWRAAGMLVERLLSSSPGEFPILMRDRPRPFTGLVEALVGMMREIKRYARGAAELAHAARHDAKAHECAEVARRYTDLLAAHGWADQQDVVLFAAQHLRDAAFRARALAGTTTAVLDGFSEFSPAEHPLVEALVSALDTVIVLDRDGALGRFLPPLPSSLGTPSPRTHASAFLHVARLALGADAGTSGGAPHAVTLIEASTREEEIEQVAASVKQHLLNGVPQDEIAVVVPDLDETALLLDETFASCGIPRTIAAPALLGESPVAAAVRSLVQVPASDFSRTALVGLLRSPFIAFRGNTFHRLASVVDELARTMRIFRGSREWCDGLLRRIAYLEQSPPGPAFEIDDDETSEDNGTSELLRLRQVEPVLPELINTLDALRQPRTLGDYLNMLRRLIKQFEIELCCHRADAVSHVTPTHTRCFEELVAILDETELLDRAVPAPTPVTLEGFAEILTTALASGRIGPPIRPHGIEVLDIRAAASRRATVLFVLGLVEKEVPASPRLDPLLSTDVRTALGLPNADRLRAEVWLDVYRALTSATEELVLSRPTAEGEASLLESPALERIRTALRLEPLPASSQPASRRRLFAALGRGQTNVPPLDELRRSGAFGSDRALHAYAHAAEVESLRAGATGSPSVYAGTLSARARERVRQSYDSAHEYSATELERYVCCPFRFFAKSLLVLAEPEEPEEDIAPREKGNLLHRIFRAFYESRLAENRTAPLDEKELHAAFEQLVAVTRQECRDEPYTGLLWDKFRERLTGSGDDVPGLLRRFLDVEIASTQTSAPCTPRYLELGFGHQRHGALLDRHSRTEPVAITAGQRTIRLHGIIDRIDVNDETSTYCVLDYKSGSQLPSRRQIETGTSLQLPIYILAAQQLLQEHPHFAAAGYFLTKDAANCAKKGFIGHSDRAPQAVERNWKRSFMLDDDALNEFLRREREAIGHAVEGIESGRFAVTTLGPDVAGCRLCDFKHLCRYEGITIRTLQDLQ, from the coding sequence ATGTCTTCGACGTTACTCGTAGGTCCGCCCGGCGATTCGACGCGCGAGCCATTCTTCGCGCGCGTCGTCGCCGCCTGCCGAGATCCCGAGCAGGCGCTCGGCCTGCGCTACCTCGTCCCCACCGCACGGCGGCGCGCACACATCGAAGCGCGGCTCCTCGCCGCCTGCGAGAGCGGTGACGCCATCTGCTTGCCGCACATCCAGACGCTCGATGCGTTCGCGCAGGAAGTGTTTGCCGTGGGGTCGCCCGCGCGCGTGATCTCCTGGCGCGCGGCAGGCATGCTCGTTGAGCGCCTTCTCTCGAGCAGCCCCGGCGAGTTTCCCATTCTCATGCGCGACAGACCGCGACCGTTCACCGGCCTCGTCGAGGCGCTTGTCGGCATGATGCGCGAGATCAAACGCTACGCTCGCGGCGCCGCCGAGCTCGCGCACGCCGCCCGACACGACGCGAAGGCTCACGAATGCGCCGAGGTCGCGCGCCGCTACACTGATCTCCTTGCCGCACACGGATGGGCCGATCAGCAGGATGTCGTTCTCTTCGCCGCGCAGCATCTGCGCGATGCCGCCTTCCGCGCGAGGGCGCTCGCCGGCACGACGACCGCCGTTCTCGATGGCTTCAGCGAGTTCAGCCCCGCGGAGCACCCTCTCGTCGAAGCGCTCGTGAGCGCCCTGGACACCGTCATCGTTCTTGACCGGGATGGCGCACTTGGACGGTTCCTCCCTCCCCTGCCATCCAGTCTTGGCACTCCAAGCCCTCGCACCCATGCGAGCGCGTTCCTGCACGTGGCGCGGTTGGCCCTTGGCGCCGACGCGGGCACCTCGGGCGGTGCTCCACACGCTGTCACGCTCATCGAGGCCTCCACACGCGAGGAGGAGATCGAACAGGTCGCTGCCAGCGTGAAACAGCACCTGCTGAACGGTGTCCCGCAGGATGAGATCGCCGTTGTGGTCCCGGACCTTGACGAGACCGCTCTGCTGCTCGACGAGACGTTCGCCTCCTGCGGAATCCCCCGCACGATTGCGGCACCTGCCCTGCTCGGGGAGTCACCTGTTGCCGCCGCCGTCCGCTCGCTCGTCCAGGTTCCCGCGAGCGACTTCTCGCGGACCGCCCTTGTCGGTCTGCTGCGGTCGCCTTTTATCGCCTTCCGCGGAAACACCTTCCACAGACTTGCCTCTGTCGTCGACGAGCTCGCGCGCACGATGCGCATCTTCCGCGGCAGCCGTGAGTGGTGCGACGGGCTCCTCCGTCGCATCGCGTATCTCGAGCAGTCGCCTCCTGGGCCTGCATTCGAGATCGACGACGATGAGACATCAGAGGACAACGGCACCAGCGAACTGCTGCGCCTCAGACAAGTCGAGCCAGTCTTGCCGGAGCTCATCAACACCCTTGACGCCTTGCGACAACCCCGTACGCTCGGTGATTACCTCAACATGCTGCGCCGTCTGATCAAGCAGTTCGAGATCGAGCTCTGCTGCCACCGTGCGGATGCCGTGTCGCATGTCACCCCGACGCACACGCGGTGTTTCGAGGAGCTTGTCGCCATTCTGGACGAGACCGAGCTGCTCGACCGCGCTGTCCCGGCGCCCACACCCGTGACGCTCGAGGGCTTTGCCGAAATCCTCACCACAGCCCTCGCATCCGGACGCATCGGGCCGCCGATCAGGCCGCACGGCATCGAGGTGCTCGATATCCGCGCCGCCGCATCGCGTCGCGCCACCGTGCTTTTCGTTCTGGGCCTTGTCGAGAAGGAAGTACCCGCGTCGCCACGTCTTGATCCCCTCCTCTCCACAGACGTGCGCACGGCGCTCGGGTTGCCCAACGCCGACCGGCTGCGGGCCGAGGTCTGGCTCGACGTCTACCGCGCTCTGACCAGCGCGACCGAGGAGCTCGTGCTCTCGCGCCCGACGGCCGAGGGCGAGGCGTCGCTCCTCGAATCGCCAGCCCTTGAACGCATCCGTACCGCGCTCAGGCTCGAGCCGCTGCCCGCATCGTCGCAGCCCGCATCGCGGCGCCGCCTGTTCGCCGCTCTCGGCCGCGGACAGACAAATGTCCCGCCTCTCGATGAGCTTCGACGATCCGGTGCCTTCGGGAGCGATCGCGCGCTGCACGCGTACGCTCACGCCGCCGAGGTCGAGTCGCTGCGTGCCGGGGCAACGGGATCGCCGTCCGTCTATGCCGGCACGCTCTCCGCCCGCGCCCGCGAGAGGGTCCGCCAGTCGTACGATTCCGCGCATGAGTACAGCGCGACGGAGCTGGAGCGCTACGTGTGCTGCCCGTTCCGGTTCTTTGCCAAGTCGCTGCTCGTGCTGGCGGAGCCCGAGGAACCTGAGGAGGACATTGCCCCGCGTGAGAAAGGCAATCTCCTGCACCGCATCTTCCGCGCCTTCTACGAGAGCCGCCTCGCTGAAAACCGCACGGCGCCTCTCGATGAGAAGGAGCTTCATGCGGCCTTTGAGCAGCTCGTGGCTGTCACGCGTCAGGAGTGCCGGGACGAGCCGTACACGGGCCTGCTCTGGGACAAGTTCCGTGAGCGCCTCACGGGTAGCGGTGACGACGTGCCCGGTCTTCTTCGACGCTTCCTCGACGTTGAGATCGCGAGCACGCAAACGTCCGCGCCCTGCACGCCTCGGTATCTCGAGCTCGGGTTCGGCCACCAACGTCATGGCGCGCTCCTCGATCGCCACTCACGGACTGAACCTGTGGCGATCACGGCCGGCCAGCGGACAATCCGCCTCCATGGCATCATTGACCGCATCGACGTCAACGACGAGACCAGCACGTACTGCGTGCTCGATTACAAGTCCGGCAGCCAGCTCCCAAGCCGGCGTCAGATCGAGACAGGCACCAGCCTTCAGTTGCCCATTTACATCCTGGCTGCGCAGCAGCTTCTCCAGGAGCATCCGCACTTCGCCGCGGCAGGCTACTTCCTGACCAAGGACGCCGCCAACTGCGCGAAGAAGGGCTTCATCGGTCATTCCGACCGTGCCCCTCAGGCTGTCGAGCGGAACTGGAAGAGGAGCTTCATGCTCGACGACGACGCCTTGAACGAGTTCCTTCGGCGCGAGCGCGAAGCGATTGGCCACGCTGTGGAAGGCATCGAGTCCGGACGCTTCGCTGTGACAACGCTCGGTCCCGACGTCGCCGGCTGCCGCCTGTGCGACTTCAAGCACTTGTGCCGCTACGAGGGCATCACAATCAGAACGCTGCAGGACCTCCAATGA
- a CDS encoding HEAT repeat domain-containing protein, translating to MIDDELKPFAGPGSTEHFTRARSFDVTHVALDLRFDFDRKSVKGSVATTLAPIGKALREVELDCADTKVSKVIDEKGRTLDWELVDETLTVDLGHAVKAGQPTTFTVHFESRPSRGLYFVGPTKEYPDRPRQIWSQGAMEDNHYWFPCYDSPNEKMTQDVVMTVSEELLAISNGGLVEVKHDAQRKTKRFHWRMEQPHTTYLLTIVVGEFDVVEDAVREIPVIYYIPKGKRDEALPWLKETPRMIEFFEKATGVTYPYAKYGQVIIAEFMWGGMENTTITTLTDTALVDARARLDLEMESLVAHELSHMWYGDLITTKSWEHTWINEGFASYFDPLFFEHWRGKDEFQYRMLGTLKGYLGEASGRYKRPIVTRTFADPMDMFDGHSYAKGALALHALRYELGDELFWRAISHYSNKHAFRSIETEEFKLAVEEATGASLDRFFDQWLKSAGHPEFEVSWSYDKALKLVSVRVKQTQKTDKGTPVFRTPVDIHITTARGTEAFRVNVEKADEELHFPCATRPKLVEFDRDNWIPKTLKFEKKKDELLYEIDKAETVIGRIRACEGLGKLVGDEEAVAALGKKLKSKDYYGVRIAAAEALGAIADDAARDALYSGLSDEKARVRGAVVKALGKIKQPAVAKKLEAVFKQDKSYFVAADCVRAIARIREEDAFEFLVEALKRESHRDVIRGAVFGAWAELKDTRAFKHLRAWAESGKPQPARTAAIGALGSLARELEKSRDRDKVRNDLVELLRHENHRIQGAAIHALGELHDASVIGALEKLKEHSPLAGIRGAARRAIEKIREESGKKAPLGKLEKELGTLRDENKDLKRRLDSLERKLGELPGAHKKKTGRKRATRR from the coding sequence ATGATCGACGACGAACTCAAACCGTTTGCCGGACCGGGCAGCACCGAGCACTTCACCCGTGCACGGTCGTTCGACGTGACACATGTCGCACTCGACCTGCGGTTCGACTTCGACCGCAAGAGCGTCAAGGGCAGCGTCGCCACGACGCTCGCGCCGATCGGCAAGGCGCTGCGCGAGGTCGAGCTCGACTGCGCCGATACGAAGGTCAGCAAGGTCATCGACGAGAAAGGCCGGACGCTCGACTGGGAGCTCGTTGACGAGACACTGACCGTTGACCTCGGCCACGCGGTCAAGGCCGGGCAGCCGACAACTTTCACGGTGCACTTCGAATCACGTCCCAGCCGTGGGCTGTACTTTGTCGGCCCGACGAAGGAGTACCCGGACAGGCCGCGCCAGATCTGGAGCCAGGGTGCGATGGAGGACAACCACTACTGGTTCCCGTGCTACGACTCGCCCAACGAGAAGATGACACAGGACGTCGTCATGACGGTGTCGGAGGAGCTGCTCGCGATCAGCAACGGCGGGCTCGTTGAGGTCAAACACGACGCACAGCGGAAGACGAAGCGTTTCCACTGGCGCATGGAGCAGCCGCACACGACGTACTTGCTCACGATAGTCGTCGGCGAGTTCGACGTCGTCGAAGACGCCGTGCGCGAGATCCCGGTCATCTACTACATCCCGAAGGGCAAGCGCGACGAGGCGCTGCCGTGGCTGAAGGAAACTCCGAGAATGATCGAGTTCTTCGAGAAGGCCACGGGCGTCACGTACCCCTATGCCAAGTACGGCCAGGTGATCATCGCCGAATTCATGTGGGGCGGGATGGAGAACACAACGATCACGACCTTGACGGACACGGCGCTCGTCGATGCCCGCGCGCGTCTCGATCTCGAGATGGAGAGCCTCGTCGCTCACGAGCTCTCGCACATGTGGTACGGCGACCTCATCACGACGAAGAGCTGGGAACACACGTGGATCAACGAAGGTTTCGCGAGCTACTTCGATCCGCTTTTCTTCGAGCACTGGCGCGGCAAGGACGAATTCCAGTACCGAATGCTGGGCACGCTGAAAGGGTATCTCGGCGAGGCGTCCGGGCGATATAAGCGCCCGATCGTTACACGGACCTTCGCCGACCCGATGGACATGTTCGACGGCCATTCGTACGCGAAGGGCGCGCTCGCCCTCCACGCGCTGCGCTACGAGCTGGGCGACGAGCTGTTCTGGCGCGCGATCAGTCACTACTCGAACAAGCACGCGTTTCGGTCGATCGAGACGGAGGAGTTCAAGCTGGCCGTCGAGGAGGCGACCGGCGCGTCGCTCGACCGCTTCTTCGACCAGTGGCTTAAGAGCGCGGGACATCCCGAGTTCGAGGTGTCGTGGTCGTACGACAAGGCGCTCAAGCTGGTCAGCGTGCGCGTCAAGCAGACGCAGAAGACCGACAAGGGAACGCCCGTGTTCCGCACGCCGGTCGACATTCACATCACGACAGCCCGGGGCACCGAGGCGTTTCGGGTCAACGTCGAGAAGGCCGACGAGGAGCTGCATTTCCCCTGCGCGACACGGCCGAAGCTTGTCGAGTTCGACCGGGACAACTGGATCCCCAAGACCCTCAAGTTCGAGAAGAAGAAGGACGAGCTGCTCTACGAGATCGACAAGGCCGAGACGGTCATCGGCCGCATCCGGGCGTGCGAGGGACTCGGCAAGCTCGTCGGCGACGAGGAGGCGGTCGCTGCGCTCGGGAAGAAACTCAAGAGCAAGGACTACTACGGCGTGCGCATCGCGGCGGCCGAGGCGCTTGGCGCCATCGCCGATGACGCGGCGCGCGACGCGCTCTACAGCGGCCTGAGCGACGAGAAGGCGCGCGTGCGGGGCGCGGTGGTCAAAGCCCTCGGCAAGATCAAGCAGCCGGCGGTCGCGAAGAAACTCGAGGCCGTGTTCAAGCAGGACAAGAGCTACTTCGTCGCCGCGGACTGCGTACGCGCAATCGCCAGGATCCGCGAGGAGGATGCGTTCGAGTTCCTCGTTGAGGCGCTCAAGCGCGAGTCGCATCGCGACGTGATCCGCGGCGCGGTGTTCGGTGCATGGGCGGAGCTCAAGGATACCCGCGCGTTCAAGCACCTGCGCGCGTGGGCGGAGTCGGGCAAGCCGCAGCCGGCGCGAACAGCGGCGATCGGTGCGCTTGGCAGCCTCGCGCGTGAGCTCGAGAAGAGCCGTGACCGCGACAAGGTCCGCAACGATCTTGTTGAGCTTCTACGGCACGAGAACCATCGCATTCAAGGTGCTGCAATTCATGCCTTGGGTGAGCTTCACGACGCGTCGGTGATCGGCGCGCTGGAGAAACTCAAGGAACACTCGCCGCTGGCGGGTATCCGCGGTGCGGCGCGACGCGCGATCGAGAAGATCCGTGAGGAGTCGGGCAAGAAAGCGCCGCTTGGCAAGCTCGAGAAGGAGCTCGGAACGCTGCGTGACGAGAATAAGGACCTGAAGCGTCGCCTCGACTCGCTCGAACGCAAGCTGGGCGAGCTTCCAGGCGCCCACAAGAAGAAGACGGGGCGGAAGCGCGCGACAAGGCGCTAG
- a CDS encoding HAD family hydrolase, whose amino-acid sequence MTERLGATSIEIVRTVERGHIRHVLFDFDGTLSLIRDGWQDEIVPLMVEVLEATGTRETRAELESCVTSFVDQLTGKQTIYQMLHLVEEIKKRGGVPGDPFEYKAEYYRRLQPRIAARLGQLREHTSAREELLVPGSLGMLDGLRARGVSLYLASGTDERYVHDEASALGLTEYFDGGIFGAVAEYKTFSKALVIKRITEEHALRGPALLVVGDGSVEIENGREVGAITLGVYTEEHNRYHLNADKRSRLLNAGADLLGPDFRDHETLLGYLFP is encoded by the coding sequence ATGACTGAGCGTCTGGGCGCAACGTCCATCGAGATCGTGCGCACGGTCGAACGCGGGCATATTCGCCACGTCCTCTTCGACTTCGACGGGACACTCTCGCTTATCCGCGACGGGTGGCAGGACGAGATCGTGCCGCTCATGGTCGAGGTGCTCGAAGCGACCGGCACGCGCGAGACCCGCGCCGAACTCGAATCGTGCGTCACCAGTTTCGTCGATCAGCTCACCGGCAAGCAGACGATCTACCAGATGCTCCACCTCGTCGAGGAGATCAAGAAACGCGGCGGTGTACCCGGCGATCCGTTCGAGTACAAGGCCGAGTACTACCGCCGCCTCCAGCCGCGCATCGCCGCGCGCCTGGGGCAGCTCCGGGAACACACCTCCGCGCGAGAGGAACTGCTCGTACCGGGCTCGCTCGGCATGCTCGACGGATTGCGCGCGCGCGGTGTGTCGCTCTACTTGGCGAGCGGAACGGATGAGCGATACGTCCACGACGAAGCGAGCGCCCTCGGCCTCACCGAGTACTTCGACGGGGGAATCTTCGGAGCGGTCGCTGAGTACAAGACGTTTTCGAAGGCGCTCGTGATCAAGCGCATCACCGAGGAGCACGCCCTGCGCGGGCCGGCGCTGCTGGTCGTGGGCGACGGTTCGGTCGAGATTGAGAACGGGCGCGAGGTCGGTGCGATCACGCTCGGTGTCTACACGGAAGAGCATAACCGCTATCACCTGAATGCCGACAAGCGGAGCCGTCTGCTCAACGCGGGCGCCGATCTGCTGGGGCCGGACTTCCGCGACCACGAGACGTTGCTCGGCTATCTCTTTCCTTGA
- a CDS encoding flavin reductase family protein: MQTVDRQTAVTLASPYPYVLATTVSSGGKPNAIGLGWWTFVSAAPPMLAISVGPGRYSHANLEECGEFVLCFPSAGLARAAWMAGKKSGRSFDKFGPGGLVAVPSKHVKPPIIEGSTAAFECRVVNRVTAGDHTIFIADILEAHGSPDKVVHLYSVHYTRLVGIGSDGTAVFDLAHE, encoded by the coding sequence ATGCAGACGGTTGACAGGCAGACGGCGGTGACCTTGGCGTCGCCGTATCCTTACGTGCTTGCCACGACGGTGAGCAGCGGTGGTAAGCCAAACGCGATCGGGCTTGGCTGGTGGACGTTCGTTTCAGCCGCGCCACCGATGCTGGCGATCTCCGTCGGGCCGGGTCGCTATTCGCATGCGAACCTTGAGGAGTGCGGCGAGTTCGTGCTCTGTTTCCCGTCGGCCGGGCTTGCCAGGGCTGCGTGGATGGCGGGGAAGAAATCGGGGCGCAGCTTCGACAAGTTCGGCCCGGGCGGGCTGGTCGCCGTTCCGTCGAAGCACGTCAAGCCGCCCATCATCGAGGGCTCGACAGCGGCGTTCGAGTGTCGTGTTGTCAATCGCGTCACGGCGGGCGATCACACGATCTTCATCGCCGACATCCTCGAGGCGCACGGCTCGCCCGACAAAGTTGTCCATCTCTACTCGGTGCACTACACGCGCCTCGTCGGCATCGGCAGTGACGGCACGGCGGTTTTCGACCTCGCGCACGAGTGA
- a CDS encoding UvrD-helicase domain-containing protein — protein sequence MSDSTYTPEQRKAIAAQGSVSVRAGAGSGKTRVLTARYRRALCDGLKPGAVLGVTFTDKAAAEMRDRIRRGLDELGLSPTERAQMREALVEAPISTIHSLCAAILREFAIEAGIDPAFEIADEDRALQLARAAIEQTIAAAVGDTRHPVRPSIESMLSHYTRAEIVRLVEAVMHARRYLSPEAAAIMELPPPDMIKAWGGIIRREASTILTGLLHDRAVADLLDALDAHASLCADPDDKLLDVVRTALLEFETVAEDDDGDPLPIIAALSSAYLTKDGKPRRYGNLGAKGGWADADIADVRELAGRLAEHLTPIASLRDATLRAEDATVARLVHALWRLVTEADRACTVLKGDGAVLDFDDLEAYTIALLESKNGPGVLDALQSRYRLLLVDESQDLNLLQYRLIELLAGGASTDCFVVGDPQQSIYGFRNADVRLLDRIEQDLLGDKSEAVRLALNFRSSTPLVAFANRLFPSLLTGGEAFDVTYQPMAAHRADEARTHIELLIAAPSDDAAAGQAGLDPAAATVAQRIAQLVDGGCLVPDSAPDVPGGIRPARYGDVAILLRTKRNLSELRIALRAHGLPHLVYKGTGFYQSPEVRDVYMALRFLADPSYDLGLAAMLRSPLFALSDDALFLIAHRRTERTLLDALERNTSIKGVSSKDAAVLEHVCQCVRNWRELVDCVRPSALLQRILDDTGAWGTYASIGADGNLRKLVRIVRTAQRPSTSLAEIVDLLHEHIHRRPREGTEPESSLDEDAVKIMTIHAAKGLEFPVVFVLGLEDNLRRRPAGPSIQIDPDLGIAVAVPAALQDNERKGAMFELIADRRLRKELAEDRRLLYVACTRARDHLFLVDAVGNREAGESWRKWILDALQLEGRLPDSDGHVEVALGDGVVLSVKRSTYEPRMPSTLPARQGGRAKPLPRHPVCDPDELARWLAPIAAQTCFPVVTVSQLRDFEHCPRLYHARYVAGITLAPPLLAPNDEGNDTFDSPSDSDEQRILGIVVHALLEQHKRNAQLSLDEAARRAAGHETLDDSLAARVASRALAIVERFQASDAARGLLDVCAWQELPFALRAGGAVVRGRIDRLIPERPPVIVDFKTPADPKAAEQASLDDAYGLQMRVYALAASRLLKTEAARTMIVLPETARAFEWRYGPADLRKIEADLAHRLEEVCAFNLAKRLETVSPCGRCPACRTPDA from the coding sequence ATGAGCGACTCGACGTACACGCCCGAACAGCGCAAGGCCATCGCTGCCCAAGGCAGCGTGTCCGTTCGTGCCGGTGCGGGCTCGGGCAAGACGCGGGTCCTCACGGCCCGGTATCGGCGTGCCCTCTGTGATGGTCTGAAGCCCGGCGCCGTTCTCGGCGTCACCTTCACCGACAAGGCCGCCGCCGAGATGCGCGACCGCATTCGCCGCGGTCTGGATGAGCTGGGTCTCTCCCCCACTGAGCGGGCCCAGATGCGCGAGGCCCTCGTCGAAGCGCCCATCAGCACGATTCACAGCCTCTGCGCCGCGATCTTGCGCGAGTTCGCCATCGAGGCGGGTATCGACCCCGCCTTCGAGATCGCCGACGAGGATCGCGCGCTCCAGCTTGCGCGGGCTGCGATCGAGCAGACAATCGCAGCGGCCGTCGGGGACACAAGACACCCCGTGCGTCCCTCGATCGAGTCCATGCTCTCGCACTACACGCGCGCCGAGATCGTGCGCCTCGTCGAGGCCGTGATGCACGCGCGGCGCTATCTCTCGCCCGAGGCCGCAGCGATCATGGAGCTCCCGCCGCCCGACATGATCAAGGCGTGGGGCGGCATCATCCGCCGCGAGGCAAGCACGATCCTCACCGGGCTCTTGCACGACAGGGCGGTCGCCGACCTGCTCGACGCGCTTGACGCCCATGCAAGCCTGTGCGCCGATCCGGACGACAAGCTCCTTGACGTCGTTCGCACGGCTCTCCTCGAGTTCGAGACCGTCGCCGAGGACGACGACGGTGATCCGCTGCCCATCATCGCTGCACTCAGCTCCGCGTATCTGACCAAGGACGGCAAGCCCCGCCGCTACGGCAACCTGGGGGCGAAGGGTGGATGGGCTGATGCGGACATCGCCGATGTGCGTGAACTCGCCGGACGCTTGGCCGAGCATCTCACGCCGATCGCCTCACTGCGCGATGCAACCCTCCGCGCTGAGGACGCGACCGTGGCTCGACTGGTGCACGCGTTGTGGCGCCTCGTCACTGAGGCCGACCGCGCCTGCACCGTTCTCAAAGGCGATGGTGCTGTGCTCGACTTCGATGATCTCGAGGCGTACACGATCGCGCTGCTCGAGTCCAAGAACGGTCCCGGCGTACTCGATGCGCTTCAGTCGCGCTACCGGCTCCTGCTCGTTGATGAGTCGCAGGACCTCAACCTGCTCCAATACCGGCTCATCGAGCTGCTCGCCGGCGGTGCCTCGACCGACTGCTTCGTCGTAGGCGACCCGCAGCAGTCGATCTACGGATTCCGCAACGCCGACGTGCGACTCCTCGACCGGATCGAGCAAGACCTGCTTGGCGACAAGAGCGAGGCTGTGCGGCTTGCCCTCAACTTCCGCAGCAGCACGCCCTTGGTTGCCTTCGCGAACCGGCTCTTCCCCTCGCTGCTCACGGGCGGCGAGGCGTTCGACGTCACGTACCAGCCAATGGCCGCACATCGCGCCGACGAAGCGCGGACACACATCGAGCTCCTCATCGCTGCGCCGTCCGACGATGCAGCCGCCGGGCAAGCAGGCCTCGATCCGGCTGCTGCGACCGTCGCGCAACGCATTGCACAACTCGTGGACGGCGGCTGCCTCGTCCCCGATTCGGCGCCAGACGTTCCTGGAGGCATCAGGCCTGCGCGCTATGGCGACGTTGCCATATTGCTGCGGACGAAGCGCAACTTGTCCGAGCTGCGCATCGCACTTCGCGCGCACGGCCTCCCTCACCTTGTTTATAAGGGAACCGGATTCTACCAGTCGCCGGAGGTGCGTGACGTCTACATGGCTCTGCGCTTCCTCGCTGATCCTTCGTACGACCTTGGCCTCGCCGCCATGCTTCGCTCTCCCCTCTTCGCTCTGTCAGATGACGCGCTCTTCCTCATCGCGCACCGGCGTACCGAAAGAACGCTGCTCGACGCTCTGGAACGCAACACCTCCATCAAGGGAGTGTCGTCAAAGGACGCGGCCGTTCTCGAGCATGTGTGCCAGTGCGTCCGGAATTGGCGCGAACTGGTGGATTGCGTGCGCCCGTCGGCGCTGCTTCAGCGCATTCTCGACGACACGGGTGCCTGGGGCACATACGCATCCATCGGGGCCGACGGCAATCTGCGTAAGCTCGTACGCATCGTTCGCACAGCGCAACGGCCCTCCACCTCGCTCGCCGAGATTGTCGACCTGCTCCATGAGCACATTCACCGCCGCCCGCGCGAGGGGACCGAGCCCGAGTCTTCGCTAGACGAGGACGCGGTCAAGATAATGACCATTCACGCGGCCAAGGGACTGGAATTCCCTGTCGTCTTTGTCCTCGGCCTGGAAGACAATCTGCGCCGCCGCCCGGCGGGTCCATCAATCCAGATCGACCCCGACCTGGGCATCGCGGTCGCTGTTCCAGCCGCCCTGCAGGACAACGAACGCAAAGGCGCGATGTTCGAGCTGATCGCCGACCGCCGTCTTCGGAAGGAACTCGCCGAAGACAGACGCCTGCTCTATGTCGCCTGCACGCGCGCGCGCGACCACCTGTTCCTCGTGGACGCCGTCGGCAACCGTGAGGCGGGCGAAAGCTGGCGCAAGTGGATCCTCGACGCGCTCCAGCTTGAGGGCCGTCTCCCCGACAGCGACGGACATGTGGAAGTCGCGCTCGGCGATGGCGTGGTCCTCTCCGTGAAGCGCAGCACGTATGAACCGCGTATGCCGTCCACCTTGCCTGCGCGTCAAGGCGGAAGGGCCAAGCCACTGCCCCGGCATCCCGTGTGCGATCCCGATGAGCTCGCACGGTGGCTGGCGCCTATCGCCGCCCAGACGTGCTTTCCTGTGGTCACTGTCTCCCAATTGCGTGACTTCGAGCACTGTCCGCGCCTGTACCACGCGAGGTATGTCGCGGGTATCACGCTCGCCCCGCCCCTGCTCGCTCCGAATGACGAAGGAAACGACACCTTCGACTCTCCGTCTGACAGCGACGAGCAGCGCATTCTCGGCATCGTGGTTCATGCGCTCCTTGAGCAGCACAAACGCAACGCTCAACTCAGTCTCGATGAGGCAGCTCGACGCGCGGCCGGGCACGAGACGCTGGACGACTCCCTCGCCGCGCGAGTCGCCAGCCGCGCACTTGCCATCGTCGAGCGGTTCCAGGCGTCCGACGCGGCGCGCGGCCTGCTGGACGTGTGCGCCTGGCAAGAGCTTCCGTTCGCATTGCGCGCCGGCGGGGCCGTTGTACGCGGTCGGATCGACCGGCTCATCCCGGAACGGCCACCCGTCATCGTTGATTTCAAAACCCCTGCCGACCCCAAGGCGGCGGAGCAAGCCTCACTCGACGACGCGTATGGCCTCCAGATGCGCGTCTACGCCCTGGCCGCATCACGCCTGCTCAAGACCGAAGCGGCGCGGACGATGATCGTCTTGCCGGAAACCGCCCGCGCATTCGAGTGGAGGTATGGACCGGCCGACCTGCGCAAGATCGAGGCCGACCTCGCGCACCGGCTTGAGGAAGTCTGCGCGTTCAACCTCGCTAAGCGTCTCGAAACCGTCAGCCCATGCGGCCGCTGCCCGGCGTGCCGAACGCCCGACGCGTAA